The proteins below come from a single Aegilops tauschii subsp. strangulata cultivar AL8/78 chromosome 6, Aet v6.0, whole genome shotgun sequence genomic window:
- the LOC109748183 gene encoding protein NRT1/ PTR FAMILY 7.3: protein MAPSTVDPKCVSPVTEDGSMDRRGNPAVKAKTGKWKSSILLLVNYALVTCAFFGVGVNLVVFLRRVLHQDNAEAANSISKWTGTVYIFSLIGAFMSDSYWGRYITCAIFQMIYVTGLVILSLASWFLLVKPTGCGDVETHCDPPSAAGVALFYLSTYMIAFGNGGYQPSIATLGSDQFDETDPDEARSKVAFFSYFYLALNVGSIFSNTVLVYYEDAGQWVMGFWVSAGAAALALVLFLLGTPNYRYFKPTGNPLTRIAQVLVAACRKWRDHAPTRGELLHELDGNESYKESGIRKIMHSDQLRYLDKAATVTEEDYCEPERMKDPWRLCTVTQVEEVKCILKMLPIWMCTIVYSVVFTQMASLFVEQGTTMDTNIGSFHVPAASMSVFDILSVLAFIAIYRRVLVPVMARLSGNPQGLTELQRMGVGLVIGMGAMVVAGVVEVERLKRVAAPDQPSSLSVLWQVPQYALIGASEVFMYVGQLEFFNGQAPDGVKSFGSSLCMASISLGNYVSIMLVSVVTSLTAGDKRPGWIPGNLNSGHLDRFYFLLAALSLVDLAVYVACAMWYKGIKLDSNEEKGKVPVHV from the exons ATGGCTCCGAGCACCGTCGATCCCAAGTGCGTATCGCCCGTCACTGAAGATGGGTCGATGGACAGGCGAGGAAACCCAGCAGTCAAAGCGAAGACTGGGAAATGGAAATCTTCCATCCTGCTGCTAG TTAACTATGCGCTTGTAACGTGCGCCTTCTTCGGCGTCGGGGTGAACCTGGTGGTGTTCCTCCGGCGGGTGCTCCACCAGGACAACGCCGAGGCGGCCAACAGCATCAGCAAATGGACCGGCACCGTCTACATCTTCTCCCTCATCGGCGCCTTCATGAGCGACTCCTACTGGGGCCGCTACATCACCTGCGCCATCTTCCAAATGATCTATGTCACG GGGCTTGTGATACTGTCACTGGCGTCGTGGTTCCTGCTGGTGAAGCCCACCGGGTGCGGCGACGTGGAGACGCACTGCGACCCGCCGTCGGCGGCGGGGGTGGCGCTCTTCTACCTGTCGACGTACATGATCGCGTTCGGCAACGGCGGGTACCAGCCGTCCATCGCCACGCTGGGCTCGGACCAGTTCGACGAGACGGACCCCGACGAGGCGCGCTCCAAGGTGGCCTTCTTCAGCTACTTCTACCTGGCGCTCAACGTGGGCTCCATCTTCTCCAACACCGTGCTGGTGTACTACGAGGACGCCGGGCAGTGGGTCATGGGCTTCTGGGTCtcggcgggcgcggcggcgctggcgCTCGTGCTCTTCCTCCTCGGCACCCCCAACTACCGCTACTTCAAGCCCACCGGCAACCCGCTCACCCGCATCGCGCAGGTGCTCGTCGCCGCGTGCCGCAAGTGGCGCGACCACGCGCCCACCCGCGGCGAGCTGCTCCACGAGCTGGACGGCAACGAGTCTTACAAGGAGTCCGGCATCCGGAAGATCATGCACAGCGACCAGCTCAGGTACCTTGACAAGGCCGCGACGGTCACCGAGGAGGACTACTGCGAGCCGGAGAGGATGAAGGACCCGTGGCGGCTCTGCACCGTGACGCAGGTGGAGGAGGTGAAGTGCATCCTCAAGATGCTGCCCATCTGGATGTGCACCATTGTCTACTCGGTGGTGTTCACGCAGATGGCGTCGCTGTTCGTGGAGCAAGGGACCACCATGGACACCAACATCGGGTCGTTCCACGTGCCGGCCGCGAGCATGTCGGTGTTCGACATCCTCAGCGTTCTGGCGTTCATCGCCATCTACCGGCGTGTGCTGGTGCCGGTCATGGCGAGGCTGTCCGGGAACCCGCAGGGTCTGACGGAGCTGCAGCGTATGGGCGTCGGGCTCGTGATCGGCATGGGGGCGATGGTGGTGGCGGGCGTCGTGGAGGTGGAGCGGCTGAAGCGGGTGGCCGCGCCGGACCAGCCGAGCTCCCTGAGCGTGCTGTGGCAGGTGCCGCAGTACGCGCTGATCGGGGCTTCGGAGGTGTTCATGTACGTCGGGCAGCTGGAGTTCTTCAACGGGCAGGCGCCCGACGGCGTCAAGAGCTTCGGCAGCTCGTTGTGCATGGCGTCCATCTCGCTCGGGAACTACGTGAGCATCATGCTGGTCAGCGTGGTGACCAGCCTCACCGCCGGCGACAAGAGGCCTGGGTGGATCCCGGGTAACCTCAACTCCGGCCACCTCGACAGGTTCTACTTCCTCCTCGCCGCGCTCTCGCTCGTCGACCTCGCCGTGTACGTGGCCTGCGCGATGTGGTACAAGGGCATCAAGCTCGACAGCAACGAGGAGAAGGGAAAGGTGCCGGTGCATGTTTAG